One segment of Nocardioides sp. QY071 DNA contains the following:
- a CDS encoding LLM class F420-dependent oxidoreductase has product MKIGVQFAVTGYTVDPVTLARSLEEARFESYWAPEHAVLPTRPSRTFPMTGGPIPDVYGQMADPFVLLSVMAGVTSTLRLGTGVCLVPEHHPLILAKSVSTLDRFSGGRFLFGLGTGWLPEVTDLFLDQPDKPWKYTLESVEAMKALWRDGRAAYDGDLVRFPELICDPRPVQTPHPPVIIGASPSPLAMRRIVRHGDGWIAMGIGPEGIAAARAELTRECELVGRDPSTIEISVGVRDATPQVQRRFEDAGADRLIVLLYNHPGHEVPIEDWPAIGAQGLTSPPPVAADTLRALEEIQSRAGL; this is encoded by the coding sequence TTGAAGATCGGCGTTCAGTTCGCAGTCACCGGCTACACCGTCGACCCGGTGACGCTGGCGAGGTCCTTGGAGGAGGCCCGATTCGAGTCCTACTGGGCCCCGGAGCACGCCGTGCTGCCGACCCGGCCCTCGCGGACCTTCCCGATGACGGGTGGCCCGATTCCCGACGTCTACGGCCAGATGGCCGACCCGTTCGTGCTGCTCTCGGTGATGGCGGGCGTGACCTCGACGCTGCGGCTCGGGACGGGCGTGTGCCTGGTCCCCGAGCACCACCCGCTGATCCTCGCCAAGTCGGTCAGCACCCTCGACCGCTTCTCCGGCGGTCGGTTCCTGTTCGGCCTCGGCACCGGCTGGCTGCCGGAGGTGACCGACCTCTTCCTCGACCAGCCGGACAAGCCCTGGAAGTACACCTTGGAGTCGGTCGAGGCGATGAAGGCGCTGTGGCGCGACGGGCGAGCGGCCTACGACGGCGACCTGGTCCGCTTCCCCGAGCTGATCTGCGACCCGCGCCCGGTCCAGACCCCGCACCCGCCGGTGATCATCGGCGCCAGCCCGTCGCCGCTGGCGATGAGGCGCATCGTGCGCCACGGCGACGGCTGGATCGCGATGGGCATCGGCCCCGAGGGCATCGCCGCCGCGCGGGCCGAGCTGACCCGCGAGTGCGAGCTCGTCGGTCGCGACCCGTCGACCATCGAGATCTCCGTCGGCGTGCGCGACGCGACGCCGCAGGTGCAGCGCCGCTTCGAGGACGCCGGTGCCGACCGCCTGATCGTCCTGCTCTACAACCACCCCGGCCACGAGGTGCCGATCGAAGACTGGCCGGCTATCGGCGCGCAGGGGCTGACCAGCCCGCCGCCTGTCGCGGCGGACACCCTGCGCGCCCTCGAGGAGATCCAGAGCCGTGCGGGACTGTGA
- a CDS encoding SMP-30/gluconolactonase/LRE family protein: MRDCETTLLVQGLHFAEAPRWHDGRLWLSDIFGRRVLTVEESGEVATVAELPDALPCGLGFLPDGTPLVVNMQRPEILALGPSGPRVHADVSHLAVGGLNDMVVDDRGRAYVGSMGTHGALVPRPVAADGVVILVEPDGSARVVADEMDAPNGPCLLPDGGYVVAEFPASRLVGFTRAPDGSLADRTVWADLHPASADGIAADGAGAIWTASPRDHECRRVLRGGEVSDRIPVGDAMPLACALGGSDGHTLFILAALGGEEAIKERTCRSVVLTARVAVGAHAGAPR, translated from the coding sequence GTGCGGGACTGTGAGACCACGCTCCTCGTGCAGGGGCTGCACTTCGCCGAGGCGCCGCGCTGGCACGACGGCCGACTGTGGCTCAGCGACATCTTCGGGCGGCGGGTGCTGACCGTCGAGGAGAGCGGCGAGGTCGCCACGGTGGCCGAGCTCCCCGACGCCCTGCCGTGCGGGCTCGGCTTCCTGCCCGACGGCACGCCTCTGGTCGTCAACATGCAGCGCCCCGAGATCCTCGCGCTCGGGCCGTCCGGACCGCGGGTGCACGCGGACGTGTCGCACCTCGCGGTCGGCGGGCTCAACGACATGGTCGTCGACGACCGCGGCCGTGCCTATGTCGGCTCGATGGGGACCCACGGTGCCCTCGTGCCTCGCCCGGTGGCGGCCGACGGCGTGGTCATCCTGGTCGAGCCGGACGGCTCCGCGCGAGTGGTCGCCGACGAGATGGACGCCCCCAACGGCCCGTGCCTCCTGCCGGACGGCGGCTACGTGGTGGCCGAGTTCCCAGCGTCGCGGCTGGTCGGGTTCACCCGGGCACCCGACGGAAGCCTGGCCGACCGCACCGTGTGGGCCGACCTGCACCCGGCTAGCGCCGACGGGATCGCCGCCGACGGCGCGGGCGCGATCTGGACCGCCTCGCCGCGCGACCACGAGTGCCGGCGGGTGCTGCGCGGCGGCGAGGTCAGCGACCGTATCCCCGTCGGCGACGCGATGCCCCTGGCCTGCGCGCTCGGCGGCAGCGACGGGCACACCCTGTTCATCCTCGCGGCCCTGGGGGGCGAGGAGGCGATCAAGGAGCGCACCTGCCGCTCGGTCGTGCTGACGGCCCGGGTCGCCGTGGGCGCTCACGCGGGCGCGCCCCGATGA
- a CDS encoding SDR family oxidoreductase: MKRDYFHRLLSEHVEAGAADPAYWWDEDRIPLSSIDKRASDLMDLTGKRAVVTGGAGMNLGQACVNRLAGMGAEVVVVDLAREAAEASGHQRWAQPPDAHAVAAAAAERWGTRVLAVHGDVMTWDGAAAVLEESRDLLGGIDILVNNAADVAVGDFATMSAEDIDRSVRGTLTGPLYCTRLALDHMIAQGTGGRIINIGSEAGQTAMPGLTLYGALKSGLGTFTRFLSKEVAEHGIHVLGVNAGSMWGPGRAVPADGPATLYSRSRTAIQRYELPEEVANMVAFLASDAASAMTGTMVDMGGGMSV; this comes from the coding sequence GTGAAGCGCGACTACTTCCACCGCCTGCTCAGCGAGCACGTCGAGGCCGGGGCCGCCGACCCGGCGTACTGGTGGGACGAGGACCGGATCCCCCTGTCGTCGATCGACAAGCGGGCCTCGGACCTGATGGACCTCACCGGCAAGCGGGCGGTCGTGACCGGGGGCGCGGGGATGAACCTCGGCCAGGCCTGCGTCAACCGGCTGGCGGGCATGGGGGCCGAGGTCGTCGTCGTCGACCTGGCCCGCGAGGCGGCCGAGGCCAGCGGGCACCAGCGCTGGGCGCAGCCGCCGGACGCCCACGCCGTCGCCGCCGCGGCCGCGGAGCGTTGGGGCACCCGGGTGCTCGCCGTCCACGGCGACGTCATGACCTGGGACGGCGCCGCGGCGGTCCTCGAGGAGAGCCGGGACCTGCTCGGCGGCATCGACATCCTGGTCAACAACGCCGCAGACGTCGCGGTCGGCGACTTCGCCACGATGAGCGCCGAGGACATCGACCGGTCGGTGCGCGGCACCCTGACCGGACCGCTCTACTGCACCCGGCTGGCCCTCGACCACATGATCGCCCAGGGCACCGGCGGGCGGATCATCAACATCGGCTCCGAGGCCGGCCAGACGGCGATGCCCGGGCTGACCCTGTACGGCGCCCTCAAGTCCGGGCTCGGCACCTTCACCCGCTTCCTCAGCAAGGAGGTCGCCGAGCACGGCATCCACGTCCTCGGCGTCAACGCCGGGTCGATGTGGGGCCCCGGCCGCGCCGTCCCCGCCGACGGCCCGGCGACCCTCTACTCGCGCTCACGCACGGCGATCCAGCGCTACGAGCTGCCCGAGGAGGTCGCGAACATGGTGGCCTTCCTCGCCTCGGACGCGGCCAGCGCGATGACCGGGACCATGGTCGACATGGGCGGCGGCATGTCCGTCTGA
- a CDS encoding LLM class flavin-dependent oxidoreductase — MRFGLYFPLQLPRPWDARAEYRILDQALDQVALADELGFDHAWAPEQHFTEEYSHSSAPEVFLAAASQRTHRIRLGHGVALLPPGYNGPIRVAERTAALDLVSRGRAELGVGDSKSRLELEGFGIDPQRRQEMTEEALRLVVRMWTETPFRGTDGVHARVPTRNVLPKPLQSPHPPLWMACSDDAAIRRAARLGIGVLTHAFYDVDEAARTVELYHRTLAEECVPLSDAVNPRIAMMSPFYCHADAAEAVRVGRDAAGFLGYAVRHYYAFGRHLPGETDLWQRYEQVREGFGGAVPLRGGHAIGTPAEVRAYLEAYAEVGVDQVILAHQSGRLGHEEVCASLRLFAAEVMPAMRASRTVARQRLEALAPVVAAVRARRSALPESVAVAPEPVDAYGRSRPAPDLSALTPRARDQVADLERMAAMARALED; from the coding sequence ATGAGGTTCGGCCTCTACTTCCCGCTGCAGCTGCCGCGGCCCTGGGACGCCCGCGCCGAGTACCGGATCCTCGACCAGGCGCTGGACCAGGTGGCTCTCGCCGACGAGCTCGGCTTCGACCACGCCTGGGCGCCGGAGCAACACTTCACCGAGGAGTACTCGCACTCCTCGGCGCCCGAGGTCTTCCTGGCCGCCGCCAGCCAGCGCACCCACCGGATCCGGCTGGGCCATGGCGTCGCCCTGCTTCCCCCTGGCTACAACGGACCGATCCGGGTCGCCGAGCGCACCGCCGCGCTCGACCTGGTCTCCCGGGGTCGAGCCGAGCTCGGCGTCGGCGACTCCAAGTCGCGCCTGGAGCTGGAGGGCTTCGGCATCGACCCCCAGCGGCGTCAGGAGATGACCGAGGAGGCGCTGCGCCTGGTCGTGCGGATGTGGACCGAGACGCCCTTCCGCGGCACCGACGGCGTCCATGCCCGGGTGCCGACACGCAACGTGCTCCCCAAGCCGCTGCAGTCCCCGCACCCGCCGCTGTGGATGGCGTGCTCGGACGACGCGGCGATCCGCCGGGCCGCCCGCCTGGGCATCGGCGTACTGACCCACGCGTTCTACGACGTCGACGAGGCGGCGCGGACGGTGGAGCTCTACCACCGCACGCTCGCCGAGGAGTGCGTCCCGCTCAGCGACGCGGTGAACCCGCGGATCGCCATGATGAGCCCGTTCTACTGCCACGCCGATGCCGCCGAGGCGGTCCGGGTCGGACGGGACGCGGCCGGATTCCTCGGCTACGCCGTGCGCCACTACTACGCCTTCGGCCGGCACCTGCCCGGTGAGACCGACCTGTGGCAGCGCTATGAGCAGGTCCGCGAGGGCTTCGGTGGCGCGGTCCCGCTGCGCGGCGGCCACGCGATCGGTACCCCCGCCGAGGTGCGCGCCTATCTCGAGGCCTATGCCGAGGTCGGGGTCGACCAGGTGATCCTCGCGCACCAGTCCGGGCGGCTGGGCCACGAGGAGGTCTGCGCCTCGCTGCGGCTGTTCGCCGCCGAGGTGATGCCGGCGATGCGCGCGAGCCGGACCGTGGCGCGCCAGCGGCTGGAGGCGCTCGCCCCGGTCGTCGCGGCCGTCCGGGCCCGGCGGTCCGCGCTCCCCGAGTCCGTCGCAGTCGCGCCCGAGCCGGTCGACGCCTACGGACGGTCCCGCCCGGCGCCGGACCTGTCCGCCCTCACGCCCCGGGCCCGCGACCAGGTCGCCGACCTGGAGCGGATGGCAGCGATGGCCCGGGCCCTCGAGGACTGA
- a CDS encoding LLM class flavin-dependent oxidoreductase: MGDSMKVGVQFNWQNYTDWGRFLSKGSEQPARSDQDIYDEEMHLAGLVEPLGFDSYWAIDHHFTPYVMTGGALQHLTYFAGKTSRIDFGTMIVVLPWYDPLVIADQVSVLDNLLQGRQLTLGVGRGAAVREFDAFRVPMSEARGRFNESLEVLRRALSNEWFSFDGEHYQIPETTIRPHFRNPQRILDRMRIAWSSPETLPIAANAGLGMLMTNQKSWDEYGKDVAAFNSVRAERGWAPTQPTVVVRTSCFETEEEAWDLMSRHSLESSESSRLHYQFDDVERFKNTKGYEQYAQLGSAKPSDAAIVERGARPQAWGTPDQVFEKLKHIQESTGAEEFVLNFKFGTLSAEKAEQSMRLFASEVLPRLHALDAPLDISMQGATSGADRADFETEKAPTSLGF, encoded by the coding sequence ATGGGAGATTCCATGAAGGTCGGGGTCCAGTTCAACTGGCAGAACTACACGGACTGGGGTCGGTTCCTCAGCAAGGGGAGCGAGCAGCCGGCTCGCAGCGACCAGGACATCTACGACGAGGAGATGCATCTGGCGGGACTCGTCGAGCCCTTGGGCTTCGACTCCTACTGGGCCATCGACCACCACTTCACCCCTTACGTGATGACCGGTGGGGCGCTGCAGCACCTCACCTACTTCGCCGGCAAGACCAGCCGGATCGACTTCGGCACCATGATCGTCGTGCTGCCCTGGTACGACCCGCTCGTCATCGCCGACCAGGTCAGCGTGCTCGACAACCTGCTCCAGGGCCGCCAGCTGACCCTCGGCGTCGGTCGCGGCGCCGCGGTGCGCGAGTTCGACGCCTTCCGGGTGCCGATGAGCGAGGCCCGCGGCCGCTTCAACGAGTCGCTCGAGGTGCTCCGGCGCGCACTCAGCAACGAGTGGTTCTCCTTCGACGGCGAGCACTACCAGATCCCGGAGACGACCATACGGCCGCACTTCCGCAACCCGCAGCGCATCCTCGACCGGATGCGGATCGCCTGGAGCAGCCCCGAGACGCTGCCGATCGCGGCCAACGCCGGCCTCGGCATGCTGATGACCAACCAGAAGAGCTGGGACGAGTACGGCAAGGACGTTGCCGCGTTCAACAGCGTGCGCGCCGAGCGGGGCTGGGCCCCGACCCAGCCGACGGTCGTCGTGCGGACCTCCTGCTTCGAGACCGAGGAGGAGGCCTGGGACCTCATGTCGCGCCACTCCCTGGAGTCGAGCGAGAGCAGCCGGCTGCACTACCAGTTCGACGACGTCGAGCGGTTCAAGAACACCAAGGGCTACGAGCAGTACGCCCAGCTCGGCTCGGCGAAGCCGAGCGACGCCGCGATCGTCGAGCGCGGCGCGCGCCCGCAGGCCTGGGGCACGCCCGACCAGGTCTTCGAGAAGCTCAAGCACATCCAGGAGTCGACCGGCGCCGAGGAGTTCGTGCTCAACTTCAAGTTCGGCACCCTCTCGGCGGAGAAGGCAGAGCAGTCGATGCGGCTGTTCGCCAGCGAGGTACTGCCGCGGCTGCACGCCTTGGACGCACCGCTCGACATCAGCATGCAGGGCGCGACCTCCGGCGCGGACCGGGCCGACTTCGAGACGGAGAAGGCCCCCACCAGCCTGGGCTTCTGA